DNA from Mycolicibacterium alvei:
AGCGGCGTGGCGAAGTAGATCGACGAGTACGTACCGACGATGACGCCGACCAACTGGACCAGAGCCAGGTCCATCAGGGTTCCGACGCCCAGGAGCCATACCGCGACCACCATCAGCGCCACGATCGGCAACACCGAGATCAAGCTGGTGTTGATCGAACGCATGAATGTCTGGTTGACGGCGAGGTTGGCCTGCTCGGCAAAAGTTCGGCGAGTGGTGTGCTCGAAGCCGTGGGTGTTCTCCTCGACCTTGTCGAACACGATCACCGTGTCGTACAGCGAGAAGCCCAGGATCGTGAGCAGACCGATCACGGTGGCCGGGCTGACCTCGAATCCGACCAGCGAATAGATCCCTGCGGTCACGACGAGGTCGAACACCAGGGTGGCCATCGCGGCCATCGCCATGTAGCGCTCATAGCGCCAGGCGATGTAGATCGAGGCCAGCACGACGAACACCACGAGCGCAATCAGCGCCTTGTGGGTGATCTGGCCGCCCCAGGTCTCCGACACCTTCGAGTCGCTGATCGCCTGTTCGCTGGGCTGGCCGTCACTGCCCTTGGGGTGGAACTCGTCGAACAGCGCGGTGCGCAACTGTGCGATCTCGGGTTCCGACAGTGTCTCCGAACGGATCTGGACCGTTGCCGAGGCGCCGCTGCCGACCAGCACCACCGACTCGGGCGTCCGGTTCAGGGTCTTGCTGTAGACATCCTCGACCTGTTGGACCGAGACGTTGCCCCCGGAACCGGCCGACGGCATCGACACCTTCGTGCCGCCCTCGAAGTCGATCCCGAACGTGAACCCGCGCAGCACCATGCTGGCGATACAGATCGCGACGATGATGCCGCTGACCGCATACCAGAGCTTGCGGCGACCGATCACCTCGAAGGCACCGGTGCCGGTGTAGAGGCGGACGAAGAATCCGTGCTTGGGCAGTGCCGCAGACGTGGATTCGATGCTCGGCGTCTCCACCGAGGTGTCCTTCACGTCCTCACCGGTGGTGTCATTCTTTGCTGCCATCTGCTTATCCCCGTCCCGAGGTCGCATGCGAAGCCTCCCGGCGTTCCCGCGCGATCTGCTGCACCGCGCCGAGGCCGTTGAGGGAAGGTTTTGCCATCGTCGGGGACTTGGACGCCAGGTACACCAGCGGCCAGGTCACCAGGAACACCACCACGATGTCCAGGATCGTGGTCAGCCCCAACGTGAACGCGAAGCCCTTGACCTGACCGATCGCCAGGAAGTACAGCACCGCGGCAGCCAGGAAGGTCACGGCGTTGCCGGACACGATCGTCTTGCGGGCACGTGCCCAACCTCGGGGCACCGCCGACCGGAAAGATCTGCCCTCGCGGATCTCGTCCTTTATTCGCTCGAAGAACACCACGAAGGAGTCCGCGGTGGTGCCGATACCGATGATCAGACCGGCGATGCCGGCCAGGTCCAGCGTGTAGCCGATATAGCGGCCGAGCAGCACGAGGATGGCGAAAACCACCGCGCCGGCAGCGATCAGCGACAGCGCCACCAACAGGCCGAGCACCCGGTAGTACAGCAACGAGTACAGCAGCACCGCCGCAAGACCAACCGCGCCTGCGATCAGACCGGCTCGCATGGAGGACAGGCCCAGGGTCGCCGAAACGGTCTCGGCCTCCGACGACTCGAACGACAGCGGCAGCGATCCGTACTTGAGCACGTTGGCCAGTTCCTTGGCCGTGTCCGCGTTGAACTGACCGGTGATCTGGGTGTTGCCACCGGGAATCGCTTCCCGGATCTCGGGTGCGCTGACCACCTGCGAGTCCAAGGTGAAGGCGGTCTGAGTGCCCACGTTCGCCGCGGTGAACTCGGCCCAGGTCTTGGCTCCCCCACTCTTGAAGGTCACGTCGACGACGTACTGGCCCTGCTGCTGGTCCAGGCCCGAGGAGGCGGTCTCGATCTCTTCACCGCTCATGATCGACTTGCTGAGCAGGTACACCGTCTGCCCGTCTTGCGAGCACGTGATCAACGGCAGGTTCGGATCGTCGTTGCCGGCGAGTACATCTTCTTCACCGCAGCGGGTGGCTTGGTACTGAAGCGCCAGGATCTGGATCGACGGGTTGGTGCTCTGCCGCAGTTCCTTCTCATCGGAAATACGCTGCGCCAGAGCAGCCTTGGCATCACCGGGCTTGGGCTGTTGCGGAGCCGGTGCGGGTGCCGGTGCGGGAGCGGGTGCCGGGCCGGGCTCACCCGGGGCCGGGGCCGGAGTCGGTTCACCCGGAGTGGGTGCCGGGTCCAGCGGGTAGGGCCGCGGCTGGGGCGCCGGGACCGGCTCACCGGCCGGAGGCACCGGCTGCTCGCCGGCCGGCGGTACCGCCGGAGCCTCACCGGGCGCGCCCGGCTCGAGGCCTGGGACCGCACCGGGAAGCCCCGGCACAACGCCCGGAGCCGCAGGTGCACCCGGAGCCGCGGGGGCGCCCGGGGCGCCTGGAGCCGCGGGGGCGCCCGGTTGCTGTCCCTGCGCGGCCGGCGGCTTGGCGGGCATCGAGTGCACGACGGGCCGGATGTACAGGCGGGCGGTCTGGCCCAGGTTGCGGGCCTCGCTGCCGTCATTGCCGGGAACGGTGATCACCAGGTTGTCGCCGTCGATGACGACCTCCGAGCCCGAGACGCCGAGACCGTCCACGCGGGCACTGATGATCTGTTGGGCCTGATTGAGTGCTTCTCTGGTCGGCGTCGAGCCGTCCGGGGTGCGCGCCGTCAGCGTCACCCGGGTACCGCCCTGCAGGTCAATGCCTAGTTTGGGCTTCGCCTGCTTGTCGCCGGTGAGGAACACCAGCAGGTAAACGCCGACCAGAAGGGCCAGGAAGAGCGACAGGTAGCGCGCAGGACGCACCGGCGCCGAAGACGATGCCACGTTTCTAGGGTCTCCTCGAGATCAGTTCGTCAGCACGGCAAAGGGTACGTGCTTGTCCTGGGTGCTCTGCGGTCAGTCTTTCTTGAAGCCGTCGGCATCGGTGACACCGGCGCTCTCGGTCAATTCGGTCGCACCCACCGCATCGTCGAAATCGTCGTCGGTGTCCTCTTCGATGCGATCGCGCACCGCGAGCTTCATCCAGGTGGTGACGACACCGGGAGCGATCTCCAGGTCGACGTTGTCGTCGGTGATACCCGTGATCGTGGCCTGCAGGCCCGAGGTGGTGTGGACGCGATCCCCGATCTGCAGGGAATTGTGCAGGTCGATGGTTGCCTGCATGGCCTTGCGCTGACGACGCGACGCGAAGAACATAAACGCGCCCATGACGATCAGCAGGGGCAGGAAAATGACGAGATCCATGTCAGTTATGTCTTTCGTGTTGTGTCAGAAGTCAGGGCGACCGAGGCCACGATACCGCCGCCGACCCGGACCACCCCATTCGCCGCCGACAGGCGGATATGACGACTAGGCTCGAAACGCGTTCTTTCCGGCGCCGCCCTTGGAGAATTCAGGAGGCTGTGTTGAGTCATCCCGAGCAGAGCCGCCATCTGGCCACCACCATCCCGGGACCGAAATCTGAGGCTTTGAGCGGCCGGAAGATGGCCGCTGTCGCCCGTGGTGTCGGCACCACCATGCCGGTGTATGCCACCCGCGCCGGCGGCGGCATCGTCGAGGACGTCGACGGTAATCGGCTCATTGATCTGGGCTCGGGCATTGCCGTCACCACCATCGGCAACTCCTCGCCGCGGGTGGTCGAGGCGGTGGCCGCACAAGCCGGCAACTTCACCCATACGTGCTTCATGGTGACGCCGTATGAGCGGTACGTCGCGGTCTGCGAGCACCTCAACCGCCTCACGCCGGTGCACGGCGAGAAGCGTTCGGCCTTGTTCAATTCCGGTTCCGAGGCCGTCGAGAACGCCGTCAAGATCGCCAGGTCCTACACCCACAAGACCGCCGTCGTCGCCTTCGACCACGCCTATCACGGGCGCACCAACCTCACGATGGCGCTGACCGCCAAGGCCATGCCCTACAAGCACGGCTTCGGCCCGTTCGCCCCCGAGATCTACCGGGCGCCGTTGTCCTACCCCTATCGCGACGCCGAGTTCGGCAAGGAGCTGGCCACTGACGGCGCGCTGGCGGCCAAGCGGGCCATCGACGTGATGGAAAAGCAGATCGGCGCGGACAACCTGGCAGCGGTGATCATCGAACCAATCCAGGGCGAGGGCGGGTTCATCGTCCCGGCCGACGGCTTCCTGCCCGCCCTGTTGGGGTGGTGCCGCGACAACAACGTGGTGTTCATCGCCGACGAGGTGCAGACCGGGTTCGCCCGGACCGGCGCCATGTTCGCCTGCGAACACGAGGGCATCGATCCCGATCTCATCGTGACCGCCAAGGGGATCGCCGACGGCCTGCCGTTGTCGGCGGTGACCGGCCGCGCCGAGATCATGGACTCGCCGCATGTCTCCGGGTTGGGCGGCACCTACGGCGGCAACCCGATCGCCTGCGCGGCGGCGCTGGCCACCATCGAGACCATCGAGGCCGATGGGTTGGTCGCCCGGGCCCAGCACATCGAGGTGCTGATGAAGGACCGACTGGGCCGGTTGCAGGCCGAGGACGACCGCATCGGCGACGTGCGCGGCCGGGGAGCGATGATCGCCGTCGAACTGGTCAAGGCCGGCACGACCACGCCCGACCCGGAGCTGACCAAGGCACTGTGCGCCGGCGCCCATGCGGCCGGGGTGATCGTGCTGTCCTGCGGCACCTACGGCAATGTGCTGCGCTTCCTGCCGCCGTTGACGATCAGCGACGAACTGCTGATCGAGGGGCTCGACGTACTCGAGCTGATCCTGCGCGACCTCTGACGTATCGCACACATCAATGTGCGTGGGTGTGACGCCGGCCGAACATTCCGCGCCACTTCCGCTGTGGCGGCGCAGTAAGGGATTCGGTCGGCGGCGCGGCGGCGACCGCGACAGGTTCGGCGGGTCGCCGCACGTATTCGACGTCACGCACGGTGCGGACCGACAGTCGGCCCAGCGCGACGGCTCCCAGAAACACGATCAACGCCCCGAGGCCTGAGAAGTAGGCCAGCTCGAGGCTGACGCGTTTGGCGTCGGTCACGGCGATCGGCATCCCGGCGTCGCCGATGCCCAACGGCCCCGCGAGCGCCCGGCCGATTACGAACCACGCTCCGCCGAGTACAGCCAGCCATGCGCCGAAATGGGCCGTGGCCCGGTTACCCGAAACCAGCAGGAGCAGGCCGCCCAGCGCCGTGACGGCGCCCGGAAGCACCTCCAACCACCCGCGCGCCGACGTCCACACCCAGTCCTGATCCGGCGTGAAGGCGAAGTCGAAGTACGGTCCCACGAACGGGATCAGCGCACCCCAGATCCCGAGCAACACCAGCAGAAACCCGCTGGCAGCCCCGCGGCTGCGTGGCATGCGCAGACGGCTGCCACGGGTATCGAATTCGGTCATGATGCCTCCTTTGACACCCCGGTGGGTACCCCAAACTCAGCGGCAGTAACGGCCCTACCCAGACAGCGCTCAGGCACGGCCAGACTCACAGCACATTGACAGCGCGGCAGTCGGTTTTCTGGAAATAAGTTTAGTTTCACTAACGTAGTAGTCCGATAGCGCAACGTCGCGCCGGTGACTAATTCCGCTATCTGCAAAGAGGGTTGTTCGATGCCGTTTGATACCCGCGAAGACCTGTGCGCCCGTCCCACATCGGAGCGGGGCGGGCGCACGGCGGGGTGACGCATCTCGCAGCCCCAGAACTGGAATGTCGAAATATAATTAGTTTTACTAACGTAGTAATTCGTAGGCACGGCAAGCGTGCCGACCATAGTTATCTTGATTTGCTCAGGGGACCTGATATGACCACCGAAACACGCGAGGACCGGCTCCAACGCCGCATCACGCGCCTGCAAGAGACTGATTCCCAGTTCGCCGACGCCTACCCCAGCGACACCGTCAACGCCGCCGTCGGCCAGCCCGAGATGCGGCTGCCGGCCGTCGTCAAAGCGGTGCTCACCGGGTACGCCGATCGCCCCGCGCTCGGACAGCGGGCCGTCGACCTCGTCACCGATGCCGCCGGCCGCACGTCGGCCCAGCTGCTCCCCCGCTTCGAGACCATCACGTACCGCCAGCTGGGCGACCGCGTCCAGGCCGTCACGAATGCGTGGCACAACCACCTGGTGAAGCCCGGCGACCGCGTCGCCATCCTCGGCTTCACCAGCGTCGACTACACCACCATCGACACCGCGCTCATCGAACTCGGCGCCGTGTCGGTGCCGCTGCAGACCAGCGCCCCGGTCAGCACACTGCAACCGATCGTCACCGAGACCGAACCGGTTGTGATCGCGGCAAGCATCGACTTCCTCGACGACGCAGTCGAATTGGTCCGGTCCGGCCCCGCGCCCCGCCGCCTCGTGGTGTTCGACTACCTTCCCCAGGTCGACACTCAGCGCGAGGCCTTCGACGCCGCCAAGGCGGCCCTGTCGGATACCGATGTGGTCGTCGAGCCGTTGACCGACGTCCTGGACCGCGGCCGCTCACTGGCCGATGCACCGCTCTACACCCCGGACCAGGCCGACCCGCTGGCCATGCTGATCTACACCTCGGGCAGCACCGGCACCCCCAAGGGTGCGATGTACCCGGAGAGCAAGGTCGCCAACATGTGGAAGCTCGCCGCCAAGGCCAATTGGGACCCGCAGCAAGCCGTGTTGCCCGCGATCACCCTCAACTTCATGCCGATGAGCCATGTCATGGGCCGCGGCATCCTGATCGGCACCCTGAGCTCGGGCGGGACCGCGTATTTTGCTGCGCGCAGCGACCTTTCGACCTTCCTGGACGACCTCGCGCTGATCCGGCCCACCCAGCTCAGCTTCGTGCCGCGGATCTGGGACATGCTGTTCGGTGAGTACCAGAGCCGCCTCGACCGCGCCGGCGGCAACGAAGACGCGGTGCTCACCGAGGTCCGCGAGAAGCTGCTCGGCGGGCGGTTCGTCTCCGCGATGTCGGGTTCCGCACCGATCTCTGCCGAGATGAAGGCGTGGGTGGAACGCCTGCTGGACATGCACCTGCTGGAAGGCTACGGCTCGACGGAGGCCGGTTCGGTCTTCGTGGACGGCCAGATCCAGCGTCCGCCGGTGATCGACTACAAGCTCGTCGACGTTCCGGATCTGGGCTACTTCCGCACCGACCGACCGCAC
Protein-coding regions in this window:
- the secF gene encoding protein translocase subunit SecF, which gives rise to MAAKNDTTGEDVKDTSVETPSIESTSAALPKHGFFVRLYTGTGAFEVIGRRKLWYAVSGIIVAICIASMVLRGFTFGIDFEGGTKVSMPSAGSGGNVSVQQVEDVYSKTLNRTPESVVLVGSGASATVQIRSETLSEPEIAQLRTALFDEFHPKGSDGQPSEQAISDSKVSETWGGQITHKALIALVVFVVLASIYIAWRYERYMAMAAMATLVFDLVVTAGIYSLVGFEVSPATVIGLLTILGFSLYDTVIVFDKVEENTHGFEHTTRRTFAEQANLAVNQTFMRSINTSLISVLPIVALMVVAVWLLGVGTLMDLALVQLVGVIVGTYSSIYFATPLLVSLRERTELVRKHTKKVLNRRERGAKPATATNDTAATSEADDADDRAVSASAVAAPAPAKPAPGARPESRTGRPSGKRNTRR
- the gabT gene encoding 4-aminobutyrate--2-oxoglutarate transaminase, encoding MSHPEQSRHLATTIPGPKSEALSGRKMAAVARGVGTTMPVYATRAGGGIVEDVDGNRLIDLGSGIAVTTIGNSSPRVVEAVAAQAGNFTHTCFMVTPYERYVAVCEHLNRLTPVHGEKRSALFNSGSEAVENAVKIARSYTHKTAVVAFDHAYHGRTNLTMALTAKAMPYKHGFGPFAPEIYRAPLSYPYRDAEFGKELATDGALAAKRAIDVMEKQIGADNLAAVIIEPIQGEGGFIVPADGFLPALLGWCRDNNVVFIADEVQTGFARTGAMFACEHEGIDPDLIVTAKGIADGLPLSAVTGRAEIMDSPHVSGLGGTYGGNPIACAAALATIETIEADGLVARAQHIEVLMKDRLGRLQAEDDRIGDVRGRGAMIAVELVKAGTTTPDPELTKALCAGAHAAGVIVLSCGTYGNVLRFLPPLTISDELLIEGLDVLELILRDL
- the secD gene encoding protein translocase subunit SecD; translation: MASSSAPVRPARYLSLFLALLVGVYLLVFLTGDKQAKPKLGIDLQGGTRVTLTARTPDGSTPTREALNQAQQIISARVDGLGVSGSEVVIDGDNLVITVPGNDGSEARNLGQTARLYIRPVVHSMPAKPPAAQGQQPGAPAAPGAPGAPAAPGAPAAPGVVPGLPGAVPGLEPGAPGEAPAVPPAGEQPVPPAGEPVPAPQPRPYPLDPAPTPGEPTPAPAPGEPGPAPAPAPAPAPAPQQPKPGDAKAALAQRISDEKELRQSTNPSIQILALQYQATRCGEEDVLAGNDDPNLPLITCSQDGQTVYLLSKSIMSGEEIETASSGLDQQQGQYVVDVTFKSGGAKTWAEFTAANVGTQTAFTLDSQVVSAPEIREAIPGGNTQITGQFNADTAKELANVLKYGSLPLSFESSEAETVSATLGLSSMRAGLIAGAVGLAAVLLYSLLYYRVLGLLVALSLIAAGAVVFAILVLLGRYIGYTLDLAGIAGLIIGIGTTADSFVVFFERIKDEIREGRSFRSAVPRGWARARKTIVSGNAVTFLAAAVLYFLAIGQVKGFAFTLGLTTILDIVVVFLVTWPLVYLASKSPTMAKPSLNGLGAVQQIARERREASHATSGRG
- the yajC gene encoding preprotein translocase subunit YajC — protein: MDLVIFLPLLIVMGAFMFFASRRQRKAMQATIDLHNSLQIGDRVHTTSGLQATITGITDDNVDLEIAPGVVTTWMKLAVRDRIEEDTDDDFDDAVGATELTESAGVTDADGFKKD